One region of Palaemon carinicauda isolate YSFRI2023 chromosome 40, ASM3689809v2, whole genome shotgun sequence genomic DNA includes:
- the LOC137631995 gene encoding uncharacterized protein: MKLLVLCVVLCMGVAAFARPEGEASPVANPAPAEGEAAADPKPSEQSPSEEEAARRKRWYYYYPNFPQTFGYGYPWGFDYYSRNNFGSPFVSGRTGSSPFTASFGELLEHQRRNEFVHNQQQWLNNQRFNPEFNRQFPDVIDTASHHDSNVAESRTRFGPGPQNFNPNFNGEFNPNFNPNFNPNFFPDPNYFP, encoded by the exons ATGAAGCTCTTG GTGTTGTGCGTGGTGCTATGCATGGGTGTGGCTGCCTTTGCCCGCCCTGAAGGGGAGGCATCCCCCGTTGCCAACCCCGCCCCTGCCGAAGGTGAGGCCGCAGCCGACCCCAAGCCCTCCGAGCAAAGCCCATCTGAGGAAGAAGCCGCCCGCCGCAAGAGGTGGTACTATTACTACCCCAACTTCCCCCAAACCTTTGGGTATGGCTATCCTTGGGGCTTCGACTACTACTCACGCAACAATTTCGGCTCCCCCTTCGTGAGCGGAAGGACCGGGTCCTCACCCTTCACAGCCTCCTTCGGGGAGCTTCTGGAGCACCAGAGGAGAAATGAGTTCGTGCACAACCAGCAACAGTGGCTCAACAACCAGCGATTCAATCCCGAATTCAACAGGCAATTCCCCGATGTTATTGACACCGCATCCCACCACGATTCGAACGTCGCCGAAAGCCGGACCCGGTTCGGTCCCGGACCACAGAATTTCAACCCCAATTTCAACGGCGAATTCAATCCTAACTTCAACCCCAACTTCAACCCCAACTTCTTCCCAGACCCCAACTATTTCCCTTAG